In one Lolium rigidum isolate FL_2022 chromosome 3, APGP_CSIRO_Lrig_0.1, whole genome shotgun sequence genomic region, the following are encoded:
- the LOC124699210 gene encoding protein GRAVITROPIC IN THE LIGHT 1-like, which yields MIRAGSKESQIYDNNSQKVYPQPIDENMNQNMDSMDSMIGRIFNNISSLKAAYIQLQEAHTPYDPDKIQTADKRVIDELTRLSELKHTYREKNPKPIAASPQDSRLLSEIQEQQNLLKTYEVMVKKFQSQIQNRDTEITHLQQQIDEAKHRKSKLEKKLKQRGLLNKESEESDEEENYFSIELTPSLFTSAADNSYQSIHDFSKPLINMMKAAGWDLDAAANAIEPDVVYARRAHKKYAFESYICQRMFSGFHEESFSVKDATATVSNEAFFHQFLAVRAMDPLDVLSQNPDSVFGKFCRSKYLLLVHPKMEGSFFGNMDQRNYVMSGGHPRTPFYQAFLKLAKSIWLLHRLAYSFDPKVRVFQVKKGSEFSEIHMESVVKNIVLDEGAERPKVGLMVMPGFMIGTSVIQARVYLSNVKYAD from the coding sequence ATGATCCGAGCAGGCTCCAAGGAATCACAAATTTATGACAACAATAGCCAGAAAGTTTATCCTCAGCCCATTGATGAAAATATGAATCAGAACATGGATTCGATGGACAGTATGATTGGAAGAATATTCAACAACATATCCTCTTTAAAGGCTGCATACATTCAGCTGCAGGAAGCTCACACCCCATATGACCCAGACAAGATTCAAACTGCTGATAAGCGTGTCATAGATGAGCTCACGAGGCTTTCAGAACTTAAGCATACTTACAGAGAGAAAAATCCTAAACCAATAGCAGCATCACCTCAAGATTCACGTTTGCTTTCTGAAATACAAGAGCAGCAGAACTTGTTAAAGACATATGAGGTCATGGTAAAGAAGTTCCAGTCCCAGATCCAGAATAGAGATACCGAGATTACCCATTTACAGCAGCAAATTGATGAAGCCAAACATCGAAAATCAAAGCTGGAGAAGAAATTGAAACAAAGGGGCTTGCTTAACAAGGAATCTGAGGAATCTGACGAAGAAGAGAACTACTTCTCCATTGAACTGACACCAAGTTTATTTACATCTGCTGCTGATAATTCATACCAATCAATACATGATTTCTCAAAGCCCTTGATCAACATGATGAAAGCTGCTGGGTGGGATCTCGACGCTGCTGCAAATGCAATTGAACCTGATGTAGTTTATGCAAGGAGAGCTCACAAGAAGTATGCATTTGAGTCCTATATTTGCCAAAGAATGTTCAGTGGTTTCCATGAAGAGAGCTTTTCCGTGAAGGATGCTACTGCCACTGTTTCCAATGAGGCTTTCTTCCACCAGTTCCTTGCAGTACGAGCCATGGATCCTCTGGATGTATTGAGCCAAAACCCAGATTCAGTTTTCGGAAAGTTCTGCAGAAGCAAATACCTGTTGCTTGTGCACCCAAAAATGGAAGGTTCTTTCTTTGGTAACATGGATCAGAGAAACTACGTCATGAGCGGTGGCCATCCAAGGACACCTTTCTATCAGGCATTTCTCAAGTTGGCGAAGTCCATATGGTTATTGCATAGGCTGGCGTACTCTTTCGATCCAAAGGTCAGGGTCTTCCAAGTGAAAAAGGGAAGCGAGTTCTCGGAGATTCACATGGAAAGTGTTGTCAAGAACATTGTCTTGGATGAAGGTGCCGAGAGGCCTAAAGTTGGTTTGATGGTGATGCCTGGTTTCATGATCGGGACTAGTGTCATACAGGCTCGAGTGTACCTTTCAAATGTCAAATATGCTGATTGA
- the LOC124703208 gene encoding probable ATP-dependent RNA helicase ddx5, translating to MAKGDDALARKRGKVRRKRMRSSENAVSTRVAAIIASKRRRKTGKRRGCEGMCFSLPCPEDPFNERHGKKRRTDDDADAADADGDHKKKGKDSKKRAMSGSNAIPVRKTKTEEDRVEHDRPSKFLVVCLNAIRDAAGASDGDSGSIHDTSSWGMQLWESCAASPPVDVLDTSYAYATREQTSWLVSTACDIVARKEKLGVVVSCPFLLYLVPSQEKAVQVRSICKPLKSLGIHSVSLHPGASIEHQISGLKSCEPEFLISTPERLLELVSLKAIDISNVSMLVIDGLREFEALNLSPIINSVRRTISSDAQVTIFGGQCDHSSATVARNLLHGRITKLTTNDSVTSRSKFIAQHVQCCTPEEKTSKVKEILEHVLVEHASKTAKVLLVAANDHEAQKLTSSLKLEICTVPGDSSSTFTICSSMGLINVLVKDWKSLATTGVEEFEIVLVADLPPSFDDYVEILSRTARHVVAGEVHVIFSNSDAALAKPLSDVLASCGQNVPELLTKLARITPGSDG from the exons ATGGCCAAGGGCGACGACGCGCTCGCGCGTAAGCGCGGGAAGGTGCGCCGGAAGCGGATGCGCAGCAGCGAGAACGCCGTCTCCACGcgcgtcgccgccatcatcgccTCCAAGCGCCGCCGCAAGACCGGCAAGCGCCGCGGCTGCGAGGGCATGTGCTTCTCCCTCCCTTGCCCCGAGGACCCCTTCAACGAGCGCCACGGCAAGAAGCGCAggaccgacgacgacgccgacgccgccgacgccgacggcgACCATAAGAAGAAGGGCAAGGATTCCAAGAAGCGGGCCATGTCCGGGTCCAATGCCATACCCGTGCGGAAGACGAAGACGGAGGAGGACCGCGTGGAGCATGACCGGCCGTCCAAGTTCCTGGTGGTCTGCCTCAACGCGATCCGGGACGCGGCGGGGGCGTCCGACGGCGACAGCGGCAGCATCCACGACACCTCCTCCTGGGGCATGCAGCTCTGGGAGTCCTGCGCGGCGTCACCGCCGGTGGACGTGCTCGACACCAGCTACGCATACGCCACACGGGAGCAGACGTCGTGGCTCGTCTCCACCGCCTGCGACATCGTCGCTAGGAAGGAGAAGCTCGGTGTGGTAGTCTCTTGCCCCTTCCTGCTCTACCTCGTCCCCTCCCAGGAAAAGGCCGTGCAA GTGCGTTCGATATGCAAACCTCTAAAGTCTCTTGGGATCCATTCAGTGAGCTTGCATCCTGGCGCTTCAATAGAACATCAGATTTCTGG ACTAAAGAGTTGTGAGCCAGAGTTTCTTATATCTACTCCTGAGAGGCTTCTTGAATTGGTTTCACTAAAGGCAATTGACATATCAAATGTATCAATGCTG GTCATTGATGGGCTAAGGGAGTTTGAGGCCCTTAATTTGAGCCCCATAATTAATTCTGTTCGACGTACCATATCAAGTGATGCTCAGGTTACTATCTTCGGTGGTCAATGTGACCATAGTTCGGCAACAGTGGCGAGAAATCTTCTGCATGGAAGAATTACAAAGCTTACTACGAATGATTCAGTTACTTCTCGAAGTAAATTTATAGCACAACATGTACAATGTTGTACTCCAGAGGAGAAGACATCAAAG GTTAAGGAAATTCTTGAGCATGTTTTAGTAGAGCATGCTAGTAAGACAGCAAAGGTTTTGCTAGTAGCTGCGAATGATCATGAAGCGCAGAAGCTCACTTCATCCCTCAAACTGGAAATTTGCACAGTGCCTGGTGACTCCAGCAGCACGTTTACCATTTGCAGCAG CATGGGGCTTATCAATGTCCTTGTGAAGGACTGGAAGAGCTTGGCAACAACAGGTGTTGAGGAATTTGAGATTGTGCTGGTTGCGGACTTGCCTCCTtcatttgatgattatgttgagatCCTCAGCAGGACAGCTCGTCATGTGGTTGCAGGGGAGGTGCATGTTATCTTCTCGAACTCTGATGCTGCTCTTGCGAAGCCCTTGTCCGATGTTCTTGCAAGCTGCGGACAGAACGTTCCTGAGTTGCTAACAAAATTGGCCAGAATTACTCCTGGTAGCGATGGTTAA
- the LOC124703210 gene encoding 2-carboxy-D-arabinitol-1-phosphatase translates to MLLLAPAPPPSATNTRRTPAGSAASRVRCSSVRELDASPSRGALPPLLEAKRVVLVRHGQSTWNAEGRIQGSSDLSVLTPKGESQAETSRLMLLSDTFDACFISPLARSRRTAEIIWDSRDKDLIPDYDLREIDLYSFQGLLKHEGKEKYGALFQQWQTNAPNCSIDGHYPVQELWDRAQSCWERILAHEGKSVLVVAHNAVNQALIATSLGLDIEYFRTLLQSNCGASVLDFTPQPSGRPPSVCLNRLNQTPNSPVSAESSAGRKSSKKIILVCQGATQNSSEGSLGGVGYAPLNMLGVIQAQKTAELLLDLKVNSIICSPQVAAVDTATAICEVQESADCLGADCVPRDIEMKNLLGLEIDDAFQTKQKSLGQMVQSGWLGGMEHQKLKTLWAQSEEAWQALVNELPTNEAAESDRVVVAVGHPAIHLALLCRCLNLTREYMPSFHLDDGSISVIDFPDGPKGGAVVRCTNYTAHLGRWSIPVTRTTENSDEL, encoded by the exons ATGCTCCTCCTCGCTCCCGCCCCTCCGCCGTCGGCGACCAACACTCGCCGGACACCCGCCGGCAGCGCTGCCTCACGCGTCCGCTGCTCGAGCGTCCGCGAGCTTGATGCGTCACCGAGCCGCGGGGCGCTGCCCCCGCTGCTGGAGGCGAAGCGGGTGGTGCTGGTGAGGCACGGGCAGAGCACCTGGAACGCGGAGGGGCGCATCCAGGGGAGCTCCGACCTCTCCGTGCTCACGCCCAAGGGGGAGTCCCAGGCCGAGACCTCCCGCCTCATGCTCCTCTCCGACACCTTCGACGCCTGCTTCATCAGCCCGCTCGCCCGGTCCCGCCGCACCGCGGAGATCATCTGGGACAGCCGCGATAAGGACCTCATCCCGGATTACGACCTCCGCGAGATCGACCTCTACTCCTTCCAG GGACTCTTGAAGCATGAAGGGAAGGAGAAGTACGGAGCTCTTTTCCAGCAGTGGCAGACCAATGCGCCAAACTGCAGCATCGACGGGCACTACCCAGTGCAGGAGCTCTGGGACCGCGCGCAGAGCTGCTGGGAGAGGATCCTAGCACATGAGGGGAAGTCCGtgcttgtggttgcacacaatgcAGTTAACCAAGCTCTCATCGCCACCTCATTGG GACTCGACATAGAGTACTTCCGGACTCTGCTCCAAAGCAACTGTGGTGCTAGTGTGCTGGATTTCACCCCACAGCCTAGCGGACGACCTCCAAGTGTATGCCTTAACCGCTTGAATCag ACGCCGAACTCTCCTGTTTCCGCTGAAAGTTCTGCAGGTAGAAAATCAAGCAAGAAGATCATTCTGGTCTGTCAAGGGGCTACTCAGAACAGTTCTGAG GGTAGTTTAGGCGGAGTGGGTTATGCACCTCTGAACATGCTTGGGGTTATACAG GCTCAGAAGACTGCGGAACTGCTTTTAGATCTGAAAGTGAACAGTATTATCTGTAGCCCACAAGTTGCAGCTGTTGATACCGCAACTGCCATATGCGAG GTCCAAGAGTCTGCCGATTGCTTAGGTGCTGACTGTGTTCCTCGTGACATTGAGATGAAGAATTTGCTTGGACTTGAAATTGATGATGCCTTTCAGACAAAGCAAAAG AGCCTTGGACAGATGGTTCAGTCAGGTTGGCTGGGCGGCATGGAACACCAAAAACTGAAGACATTATGGGCTCAATCAGAGGAAGCATGGCAAGCTTTGGTAAACGAATTGCCAACCAATGAGGCTGCCGAGTCAGACAGAGTCGTCGTCGCGGTCGGTCATCCCGCCATTCACTTGGCACTCCTCTGCAGGTGCCTGAATCTAACAAGGGAATACATGCCGTCTTTCCATCTAGACGATGGCAGCATCAGCGTGATCGATTTCCCGGATGGGCCGAAAGGAGGAGCTGTCGTCAGATGCACGAATTACACGGCCCATTTGGGAAGATGGTCCATACCCGTCACAAGAACAACAGAAAACAGTGATgaattatga